In Saccopteryx bilineata isolate mSacBil1 unplaced genomic scaffold, mSacBil1_pri_phased_curated manual_scaffold_337, whole genome shotgun sequence, the genomic window GACGTGTGTGTGCCCACGCGCACCTGTTCTTAAGGGTTGGGGTGCGGCAGGGTATCGGAAAGGCATTTCCTTGGCTGACTTTCTCCCTGGGTCGGCCTGGAGCCAGGAGGCCACGCTGCAGTAGGCAGAGCAGTGGGGCCCAGTGACAGGCCCTCGAGGGACGGGACAGCCAGGGGGAGCAGGGGTCAAAGTGTGCACGGAGGGGCGCAGCCTAATACTCACTGGGCCCTTTGGGCCGGTGTCTCTCTTCGGGTCCTTATCTTCTCTCACCACCGGTTCCGACCCCCTCTTCCTTCTGGCCAGAGACTTCCGCCCAGCACCCTTGTGCTTGGACTGTTCGGTGCCCACagggaggtaggggttcctcctGTCCTTCCGGGGCAGCGGAACACCCGAGATAGGGGGGAAGCTGCCTGATTGCGTGGGAGCCACCGAGCCTCTCTGCGCCCAGGAAAGGAAGGGACCTGCGGGGGCAAGTCTTGCGGGGCCCCCTGAGAATCTCTTCTCCTGGGCCTCTTTCCGTCTAGGAGGGGCCTTGGGCAGGGCCCCCGCAGGGGCAGCTGCCGGCAGGTAGCTGGGCCTGCTGGCCATCTTCGCCTGGTCCACACTTGGCTTCCTCGAGAACACGTCCAGCTCTCGGAGGGACGGCCTGTCTGCGCCCGGCGCGGGTCCTCGGGGAGCAGAGGGTGGTAGTGAGCCCGGAATGGACGGGAGCTCCTCCTTGACAGCGCTGCTCAGCTCTCTGGCTGCGCCTTGTAGACTGAGGGGTGTGAGTAGCCCTCCTCCCTTGTGGCGGTTGTGGATGCTGACCTTCATCGCGGGCCCGACCGGGAACTCGTCTGATGACTGGGAGTCGGAGGCCCAGTAGCCCAGGTCCCCCGCGGAGGACTGCTGCCCAGcaccagccccagctccagccccagcgACTTGGGAGCTGCCTTTAGTGCCGCCGGCCCCTCTTTTggtgctgccccaggcgctgcccACCTCTGGCGCCATGAGCCGGGGCAAGGTGGCAGGCTCCAGCTGGGATCTCGCCAGGCCACCGGCCCACACACCACTGCCACGGGCCCCCGGCTGCTGGCCCGCCCAGTCAGCAGGCCCTAAGGAGCCTCCGCTCTCCAGGGAGGGGTACCTGCGGACGCGCAGGTCACCCCGGTCAGTCAGCTGCTGCAGGATGGTCGTGGTGGcctcgtcgcccaggtgatacagGCCGCGCCCGTCCACGTCAGCCGGGGTACTAGGACGGCCTTCTGGGCCCCACAGCACCGGATCTCCTGCTCCCGCCACTTCTGGGTCGACCTTGgggccctcagtgcccggggaccCGCCCTCATCGTCCTCACTGTTCCCGGGAGTGTCCAAGACAAGGAGGCCTAGTATGCGGGCCCACTGCCCGCCCTCGGCGTCGGCCTCTGCCTCCAAAAGAGAGCCCTCATCCTTGGCGGAGGAGCTCATGTCACCGAGTGCCAAGAGCTCAGCTCAGGGGAGAGGATGGCCTCGGGCACGGCGGAGGCGGTGGCGGGTGGGAGCGCCGAGACCTGTGGG contains:
- the LOC136318440 gene encoding uncharacterized protein CXorf49 homolog; protein product: MSSSAKDEGSLLEAEADAEGGQWARILGLLVLDTPGNSEDDEGGSPGTEGPKVDPEVAGAGDPVLWGPEGRPSTPADVDGRGLYHLGDEATTTILQQLTDRGDLRVRRYPSLESGGSLGPADWAGQQPGARGSGVWAGGLARSQLEPATLPRLMAPEVGSAWGSTKRGAGGTKGSSQVAGAGAGAGAGQQSSAGDLGYWASDSQSSDEFPVGPAMKVSIHNRHKGGGLLTPLSLQGAARELSSAVKEELPSIPGSLPPSAPRGPAPGADRPSLRELDVFSRKPSVDQAKMASRPSYLPAAAPAGALPKAPPRRKEAQEKRFSGGPARLAPAGPFLSWAQRGSVAPTQSGSFPPISGVPLPRKDRRNPYLPVGTEQSKHKGAGRKSLARRKRGSEPVVREDKDPKRDTGPKGPVSIRLRPSVHTLTPAPPGCPVPRGPVTGPHCSAYCSVASWLQADPGRKSAKEMPFRYPAAPQPLRT